From a region of the SAR202 cluster bacterium genome:
- a CDS encoding HlyC/CorC family transporter, producing MRLDRVQSLVAQKKPGAKALDYLVHAPKGPEGAVYLLRLAALAFTVLLAGMVIARPEPTNAMFIGAAAVGVVLLLAVVHAVAKAFAGSAGESIALATAGLARILTTILSPVLAIDARAARRKRIINGETVIEVAEEPASDELPVHIHTDGEPIDQRTVSMIRGVVELDETMAREIMVPRVDIVAAEIGTPITRLAEQMVESGHSRLPVYEGNLDHIVGIAYARDILDRLSKSNGAAPKPEVLTSEIVRPAIFIPEVKTLEELLKEFQEKRVQLAIVVDEYGGVSGLVTIEDLLEEIVGEIQDEFDSHEAEITTVSEGEFLVEARYSIWDLNEILKVTMENDGYDTVGGFVQDRLGKIPTVGDVVEYDGIRIEVVSTMGRRLKQLRVTKLARSETGVG from the coding sequence ATGCGCCTCGACAGAGTACAGTCTCTTGTGGCCCAGAAGAAGCCCGGGGCTAAAGCCCTGGACTACCTCGTACACGCCCCGAAAGGGCCCGAAGGCGCCGTCTATCTTCTGAGACTCGCCGCCCTCGCATTCACCGTCTTGCTCGCGGGTATGGTTATCGCCCGGCCGGAGCCGACGAACGCCATGTTTATCGGCGCCGCCGCGGTCGGTGTGGTGCTCTTGCTGGCGGTCGTCCACGCCGTTGCCAAGGCATTTGCAGGCAGTGCGGGCGAATCGATTGCACTTGCTACCGCCGGCCTGGCCCGCATACTGACGACGATTCTGTCCCCCGTGCTGGCCATAGACGCCAGGGCGGCCCGCCGGAAGCGCATAATCAACGGCGAGACGGTTATTGAGGTGGCCGAGGAGCCTGCCTCGGATGAGCTCCCGGTCCACATCCACACCGATGGCGAGCCAATAGACCAGCGCACTGTCAGCATGATACGCGGCGTGGTGGAGCTTGATGAAACAATGGCGCGGGAAATAATGGTCCCCCGCGTGGACATTGTGGCCGCGGAGATCGGCACGCCGATCACGCGCCTTGCGGAGCAGATGGTCGAGTCCGGCCACAGTCGCCTCCCTGTCTACGAGGGCAACCTGGACCATATCGTCGGCATCGCCTACGCTCGTGATATCCTGGACAGGCTCAGCAAGAGCAACGGCGCAGCGCCGAAACCGGAAGTCCTGACTTCTGAGATTGTTCGTCCCGCGATCTTCATCCCGGAGGTCAAGACGCTGGAAGAGCTCCTCAAGGAGTTCCAGGAAAAGCGCGTCCAGCTGGCCATCGTTGTCGACGAGTATGGCGGCGTATCCGGCCTCGTGACGATTGAAGACCTGCTAGAGGAGATAGTTGGGGAGATCCAGGACGAGTTCGATTCCCATGAGGCCGAGATAACCACGGTGTCCGAGGGGGAATTCCTGGTAGAAGCCCGCTATAGCATCTGGGACCTTAACGAAATCCTGAAAGTAACAATGGAGAACGACGGCTACGACACCGTCGGCGGCTTTGTGCAGGACCGCCTCGGCAAGATACCGACGGTCGGCGATGTTGTGGAGTACGACGGCATAAGAATCGAGGTTGTCTCAACGATGGGCCGCCGCCTGAAGCAGTTGAGGGTGACAAAGCTCGCCAGGAGCGAGACGGGCGTAGGGTAG
- the glmU gene encoding UDP-N-acetylglucosamine diphosphorylase/glucosamine-1-phosphate N-acetyltransferase: MSRHAAVILAAGKGTRMKSRLPKVLHRVCGKEMVSLVAETARKAGFEQATVVIAPEHQAVRDSLGASVTYAVQSEQRGTGHALLQARAATNGADHLALMYGDVPLIRAETLRGLMELHTDSRAAVTVLTALVPDPHGLGRIVRNDAGGITRIVEEADADEKTKAVREINTGLYCFDAAWMWPVLEALKPSRSGEIYLTDLIEEACRQRRIVASMAAADVQEVQGVNTRVQLAEAEAALGKRIRERWMLAGVTMIDPASVYIDFDIEIGADTIIHPNTHIRGKTKIGSDCEIGPNSIIENATIGDRCKIKASAMENSTMESDSDLGPFGHVRPGSHIESHVHLGNYAEVSRSRIGSGTKMGHMSFMGDARVGKNVNIGAGTITTNYDGIRKHITIIEDDVKLGCDTMLVAPVTLGARSMTGAGAVVTKDVGPYTVAVGLPAKPFPKRTTPKECPEWCKH, encoded by the coding sequence ATGTCTAGACATGCTGCCGTTATCCTCGCGGCGGGCAAGGGAACTCGCATGAAGTCCCGCCTGCCCAAGGTTCTCCACCGCGTCTGCGGAAAAGAGATGGTGTCCCTCGTCGCGGAGACGGCCAGGAAGGCTGGCTTTGAGCAGGCCACGGTTGTGATCGCCCCCGAACACCAGGCTGTCCGCGATTCCCTCGGCGCCTCTGTAACTTACGCCGTTCAGTCGGAGCAGCGTGGCACCGGCCACGCCCTTCTCCAGGCGCGCGCAGCAACAAACGGCGCGGACCACCTTGCCCTCATGTACGGAGATGTCCCCCTCATCAGAGCGGAGACCCTCCGCGGCCTCATGGAGCTACATACGGACTCCCGAGCAGCCGTGACCGTCCTTACCGCACTTGTCCCTGACCCACACGGCCTTGGACGGATTGTCCGGAACGACGCAGGTGGAATTACCCGCATCGTGGAAGAGGCGGACGCGGACGAGAAAACGAAGGCCGTTCGCGAGATCAATACTGGCCTCTATTGCTTTGACGCAGCCTGGATGTGGCCGGTCCTTGAGGCGCTGAAGCCGTCCAGGTCAGGAGAGATATACCTGACTGACCTGATCGAAGAGGCGTGCCGGCAGAGGCGCATCGTAGCCTCGATGGCAGCAGCGGACGTGCAGGAGGTCCAGGGCGTAAATACCCGCGTGCAGCTTGCTGAGGCCGAGGCGGCGCTCGGAAAGCGCATACGCGAAAGGTGGATGCTTGCCGGCGTGACCATGATCGATCCGGCCTCGGTCTACATCGACTTCGACATTGAGATCGGCGCGGATACGATCATCCACCCGAACACTCACATACGGGGCAAAACGAAGATCGGCTCCGACTGCGAGATCGGCCCGAACTCGATCATTGAGAACGCCACGATCGGCGATCGCTGCAAGATAAAGGCGTCGGCGATGGAAAACTCGACGATGGAGAGCGACAGCGACTTGGGCCCGTTCGGCCACGTCAGGCCGGGAAGTCACATTGAGAGCCACGTCCATTTGGGCAACTACGCGGAGGTTAGTCGGAGCCGCATCGGCAGTGGCACGAAGATGGGCCACATGAGCTTCATGGGCGACGCCCGGGTTGGCAAGAACGTAAATATCGGCGCAGGGACGATCACGACGAATTACGACGGAATCCGCAAGCACATAACGATCATCGAAGATGACGTTAAGCTCGGCTGTGATACGATGCTGGTCGCACCGGTAACGCTAGGCGCACGTTCCATGACTGGCGCGGGCGCGGTGGTTACGAAAGATGTCGGTCCCTACACGGTAGCCGTCGGCCTGCCCGCCAAGCCGTTCCCGAAGCGGACGACGCCTAAAGAGTGCCCGGAATGGTGCAAGCATTAG
- a CDS encoding C-terminal binding protein, translated as MAKFKIVSEPGGGVRMNVPGKPYEYEKDGLGGVDAEIVEAPITSAEAFLSVARDADAVYAANFRISRQVIEGLQKCKIIACGSVGTDAVDLVAATERCIPVTNDPDTFIEEVADHSMALLLSMFRRVTLTDRMARDGRWREARPYLYQFPRLWGQTLGFVAFGNVARATALRAAPFGVKMLAYDPYISELNMTRYGVEPVGLKELLQRSDIVSMHAPNTPETFHMLREEHFRMMKPTALFISTGRGSTVEEKSLINALQEGWIAGAGLDVLEVEPPAPDNPLLTMENVILTPHVASASARMEPERRRRVGREIALVLSGRRPMACVNPTVLDKLPLLKWVPQRG; from the coding sequence ATGGCCAAATTCAAGATCGTCTCCGAACCGGGCGGCGGCGTTAGAATGAACGTGCCGGGCAAGCCCTACGAATACGAGAAGGACGGCCTTGGCGGCGTGGACGCCGAGATTGTGGAAGCGCCGATAACCAGCGCGGAGGCGTTCCTCTCGGTGGCCAGGGACGCCGATGCCGTATATGCCGCCAATTTCCGAATAAGCCGCCAGGTGATCGAGGGGCTGCAAAAGTGCAAGATCATCGCCTGCGGCAGCGTGGGGACGGACGCCGTGGACCTGGTCGCCGCAACCGAGCGGTGCATTCCGGTGACAAACGACCCGGACACTTTCATAGAGGAGGTGGCGGACCACTCGATGGCGCTGCTGCTATCAATGTTCCGCAGGGTGACGCTAACGGACAGGATGGCGCGCGACGGCCGCTGGAGGGAAGCCAGGCCGTACCTCTACCAGTTCCCCCGCCTGTGGGGGCAGACGCTCGGCTTCGTCGCCTTCGGCAACGTTGCCCGGGCTACGGCGCTGCGCGCCGCCCCGTTCGGGGTGAAGATGCTCGCCTACGACCCTTACATCAGCGAGCTGAACATGACGCGGTACGGCGTGGAGCCGGTCGGCCTGAAAGAGCTGCTGCAGCGCTCGGACATTGTGTCCATGCACGCGCCCAACACACCGGAGACCTTCCACATGCTGCGCGAAGAGCACTTCCGGATGATGAAGCCGACAGCGCTCTTCATCAGCACCGGCCGCGGCTCCACCGTGGAGGAGAAGTCACTGATCAATGCGCTCCAGGAGGGGTGGATCGCAGGGGCAGGGCTGGACGTGCTGGAGGTTGAGCCGCCTGCGCCGGACAATCCCCTGCTCACGATGGAAAACGTTATCCTCACTCCGCACGTAGCCTCTGCCTCCGCCCGGATGGAGCCCGAGCGCCGCCGCCGCGTCGGCCGCGAGATCGCCCTTGTTCTCTCCGGTCGCCGCCCCATGGCGTGTGTGAACCCCACAGTGCTGGACAAGCTGCCGCTACTGAAATGGGTGCCGCAGCGAGGCTAG
- a CDS encoding inositol-3-phosphate synthase, giving the protein MSNSINVAIVGVGNCASSLVQGVFKYKDLKANDQVPGIMHAVLGEYGIGDINIVAAFDIDANKVGKDLSEAIFAEPNNTIKFADVPHMGVTVQRGMTHDGLGKYLSEIIKKAPGTTEDVAKVLVERKVDVVINYLPVGSEDATKWYVEQALQAKAGFINCIPVFIASKGEQDYWHKRFKEAGVPIIGDDIKSQVGATIIHRVLTRLFMDRGVKLERTYQLNFGGNTDFLNMLEKERLASKKISKTNSVTSQLDYDMGADNIHIGPSDHVPWLHDRKWCYIRMEGKSFGDVPLNVELKLEVWDSPNSAGVVIDAIRCIKIAKDRGMSGPILGPSSYFMKSPPVQYTDDVAREMVEEFITGKDSGKAAKAARPVRAAKKKAAGS; this is encoded by the coding sequence TTGAGCAACAGCATTAACGTCGCTATCGTAGGTGTCGGTAACTGCGCCTCTTCTCTGGTGCAGGGCGTATTCAAGTACAAGGACCTGAAGGCCAACGACCAGGTGCCCGGGATCATGCACGCCGTACTGGGCGAGTACGGCATCGGCGACATCAACATCGTCGCCGCCTTCGATATCGATGCCAACAAGGTTGGCAAGGACCTCTCCGAGGCGATCTTCGCCGAGCCGAACAACACGATCAAGTTCGCGGACGTGCCCCACATGGGCGTGACCGTCCAGCGCGGCATGACCCACGACGGCCTGGGCAAGTACCTGTCCGAGATCATCAAGAAGGCCCCGGGCACGACGGAAGACGTTGCCAAGGTGCTCGTTGAGCGCAAGGTGGACGTGGTCATCAACTACCTCCCCGTTGGCTCCGAGGACGCCACCAAGTGGTACGTGGAGCAGGCGCTGCAGGCAAAGGCCGGCTTCATCAACTGCATCCCCGTCTTCATCGCCAGCAAAGGCGAGCAGGACTACTGGCACAAGCGCTTCAAGGAGGCGGGCGTGCCGATCATCGGCGACGACATCAAGTCGCAGGTGGGCGCTACGATCATCCACCGCGTCCTCACCCGCCTGTTCATGGACAGGGGCGTCAAGCTCGAGAGGACGTACCAGCTCAACTTCGGCGGCAACACCGACTTCCTCAACATGCTCGAGAAGGAGCGGCTGGCGTCCAAGAAGATCTCTAAGACGAACTCCGTCACATCGCAGCTCGACTATGACATGGGCGCGGACAACATCCACATCGGCCCCAGCGACCACGTGCCATGGCTCCATGACCGCAAATGGTGCTATATTCGGATGGAGGGCAAGAGCTTCGGGGACGTTCCCCTGAACGTGGAGCTCAAGCTCGAAGTGTGGGACAGCCCCAACTCAGCCGGCGTGGTTATCGATGCCATCCGCTGCATCAAGATCGCGAAGGACAGGGGCATGAGCGGCCCCATTCTTGGACCGTCCTCCTATTTCATGAAGTCTCCGCCCGTCCAGTACACGGACGATGTGGCGCGCGAGATGGTGGAGGAGTTCATTACCGGCAAGGATAGCGGCAAGGCTGCGAAGGCAGCAAGGCCGGTCCGCGCTGCAAAGAAGAAGGCGGCCGGTAGCTAG